The DNA segment ATTCTTAGTTTTTTCTCTTGTTTGATTGCTATTTATATTTAAAGCTTTCTAAAACTCTAATTTGTGattgtctaactagaataatcggttgactattgcttgcttaatccgttaattcTCGTGAGATCGACACTCACTCAccgtgagttattacttggtaTAATCCGATGCACTTGCTGGTGTTTTGTGGTTTGAAAAATCCATATCAAATATTAAACAAACTGTATGGGGTTAAGTTTTAAGTAAACTAGAATAAATGTAATTGTTATAGTTTGGTTCTATTATTTGGGAAATTAGTTATGAATTTTTGAAGTTGGAATGGTTGATTATGTCAGAATTGCGAATTATGATTGAATTATTAACTATTGTGATTTGTGAATCTTTGACTGATTGAGAACTTTCTATTTGACAATTGTTGAGAAAAGGTTGATGAGTTGTTGAGATTGAGGAAACCCGTAAGGGTGGTTTAAGTCTATTTTTAGAGAAGGTTAtgtctgaatttttataaaaatataatgatttagttaaattaaaatatataaatataagtttTGAATGTAAGATTAATGAATTGGATACTTGATAGCTGAAAATGAATGTTTAAGTGCTTGAAAATGGTTTGAGTTAAGATATTGCAAAAGTAAAAACCGTAAAGTTTGTACCATATGATTGGACAGAGAAAGAAATAGATACTACATAAGAATGTGAAACTGGTGATGAATAAGTTAATGATAactaatgatgataatgagaatgattATGTAAGAATCTGCTGCAGagaggcagtcagatagataGTGGTGCGATCATCGAGAATGCTTTTCTGGAGATACTTAGCTATAATGTTCTTTTGTAAGACAAAAATTGCTTACAGTGAGTGTATTATACTCCTGTAAGATAGATGTTGCTTACAGTGAATGTGTTGTGCATATATAGGCCAATAAGTGCTATCGTGCAAGATaaaggttgcttgcagtggGTATTGCCAACAGGAAAGCCTTATCCAGACAAAGGTTGCTGGGTAACGTTGGAAGCGGGTTAGTAactgacaaatgagctcattacctgcactaggactagacatgcatcatccttgtTTGTGCATTTGTATTTGAACGTGTTTGCTTATCTTATTTCTTTGTGATCGTGCTTTTTGTCTTTTTGCAGCTTGTTTGTGTGTAGATTTAAGTCTTTTATTTGTGCTCTTAGTTTGTGGATGTATGAGGAACTAAGAATTGATGTtgtgattaaaaattaattatgtggCTGAGAGATGGTTAATATGactaattttatgtttgaaatctgttttgagtttagaaatttaaagaaagtaattaattatctaaagtaaaattaaaaagtattttcaaaggtttgataaaaatagttttctttagtaagttaattatttgtattttattcatAACTTTTACGGCATTCTCATTTTCTACTAAGAATGTGTGGTTTAGTTCTCACCCCAAAAATTTTTACCCTTTCAGTAACACAGACTCAAAGACTCAATATGAAACCGCGAGTAATTACTAGACTTTATTTATAATCCAGTTGCTTTCATAGAGTCCTATCGTTCTTGTTacttaagtttttattttatatagagggataagtattgtatataagttttattttgatttcttgtgtataacatttattattattaatatttatgtaattattattatttagagaTCTTTAATATgagattttaataaataaaaccaaatttttttggagttttcttaaaaattgaaCGTGATATCGATATAAAGGCTCAGTATTCAATagataataaagaaaaacaagccGGTAACACCTTACTATTAGTACGATCATAACATGCTGaaagttgggtcgttacaatgattactttataaataaaattaaatcaatctAACATACTATTATAAGTAATAATACTACttccaaaaaaatattagtttcaCTAAACATCTTGTTatagttaataaaattaatctaataaaattattgatttcctatatcatattattataattaataaaattactctCAAAAAATTAATGTTCCAAATCATATTACTATAACTTAAAagttattctaaaaaattattaattttttaaattatattactgTAAAATTGatgtataaaatttattaataaatgagGTCTTATTAGTCTAAAAATTGATGTATAATTAAATAAGGTCACATTATATCTACATATGACTTGTAGTAATATTTCTAACACACTCAATAAAATCCACATAGAAGACAGACTTTAATAAAGACATACAGAATAAAAAAGACACAAAAAATGTAAAAGATAGATAAAGAATTATTTATTAGATCTCtaagaaatatatttttagcaATTTAGAttgctaaaataaaaaattttattagaccttcaaagaattaattcttgataatttagatcaaagagataaaaattgaaagaactaacactaaaaaattatcttgggttggattctttaaattttttcatcaaATAAGTAaagcaaatcactcacctcacttgatcacacataaaaaaaaagtgcaTATTAGCACCCAAAAATTTATCCATCAAAAGTAATGTAAACTGTTTcataaaaagtatttaaaatagaCCCCTAACAGATTagtttaaagataagataacttaatttaaatctcctaaaaataagataactttgtttaaatcagattttatcttattggattagatcatattgatttaaatttaaaattcctaaaaatactactaagtAAATTAGAACTAAATCAAATCTtctaacaaataataataacaaaacaaactaaacataaaactaataaattcaaaaataaatattaaatttgtatttttcactgaacttgaaaaataCTGTTAGACCTCCTATTATTGTCTAACTTAGCCGATGGCCTGAAGAGTTGCCGTCATTTTAACACTACCATTTTTGAGATGAACTCTTGGTCTCTTTGCTGTCAAGACTGACATGAtataattttctaatatttaaatttttgaacatGACAAGATTACTATTCTATCTTTTAGTtctaaaatatctaaattattcTTTTGAACACATATCATTCTCTCTCTTTAAAAAGATTCGTCTTCGAATATGCCTATATATCAAAAGAAACAAATTAGATACACTAAAAAGAGAGAACATAAATTGAGttaatcttttatatattttttcaaataataaaaatcatagATGATTGTAACTCAATTTTGTTTTAACCAATCAACttagattttaatttatgactaaattaattaattactttgtatgaattatatttagttttaacCAATCAATTGTGAATTAAAGAAATTACTTTCCATAATTTAATATGTTATCGCAAGatatttttgataatttgacACAAATGTAAAGGATCATACAAACCTCAAAGCAAAGGGtaaaaaatttacatatttatccaaaaaacaataatatttatatgacatatatttaaaaaatctaaacaaaattttaaattgtcaGTTTTTTCAACTATTAAAGACTACAAAATCTCCTAAAATTGTCTATGTTGGGAACCACCGATAGGCAATAGTTTTAAAGTTAACTGTAATGCAAGCTTGTATCTGGATTCAAATTTAGCGAgatttgggtgtattattagaGATTCTAAGGGAGATTGGATCTTGGGCTGCTCTGGAAGCATTCCCCCTAGTCTATCATCATATGTGAATTATTTGCTGCTTGGAGGGGGCTGGTTTTAGCTTGGAATTGCGATTTGAGGGATATTGTATATGAAACGGATTGCCTTGACATTCTGCCCATCATGCATGAGCTTATGAGTGGGTATTTATCTGAACTAACAGATTTGGTTCACAAAATTCAGGAGTTTTTATCTCGTCCTTGGCTTGTTTACGTTGAGTGGGTGTCTCGAGAAGCAAATAGAGTTACGGATTGGATGGCTAGATATGGTGCCAAGAGTAACTCTAATAATGTTATTTGGTCTGAGCCTTGTGTTGATCTCCAGCAAATCATCCGCTCGAATATAAGATAGTATTTGCTTTGTTTCTTTCCATGTttagacacaaaaaaaaataagactACAAAAAGACAGACAATTAACTAATTGAATGTTGCCAATATATAGCACCACATTCACCTAACTAATTGAATGTTGCCAATATATAGCACCACATTCACCTAGGATCAAGATCAAACAGCTAGCCAAACACATTTTGTAGGTACCAATGACCAAAATATAAGAAATGCACTAAATATGTACCcctaaattaaaatagaagaacaataatcaacaacaattaaatagAAACAACCTAACTCGGAGGCTCCATTCTTGAGGAATTGATGATGTAAACAGAAAGTGATTGAGTACAAGGAGGTCTTGCTGTGCATGGTGCTATTTTGCATGAAGGATGACGACGACTACTAGTACAAAGAGAACGATACAACTGCTGGTGCATGGTGCTGTGGAGGACAACAACCTCCAATTTTAGACGTTATACCCATACATCACACACTCACACAACACACGCTATATGAATACTCTTAAACATCATCCAACTTTAACTGAAATTTAAACTCGGATGCAGTTTACAAGAGACATATAAATATGTCATCATCCAACTTTAGTTAGAACTTGTACCCGACTGTAACTTACAAGAGACATATAAATATTTCATCTTTTTTAGTCCCACTCCAACACCCCTACCTAAATGTAtgtatttgttcttttttttttttttcgatgaATTAGACAACCCCAATCTTAGACACATTCATACACATCACATCCACCCACACATGATATCCtttttttggttaaatttaCACATAATAAGGGTAAAATCTGAAATCTCTTAGTAGAAAAAAAACTTGTGCCACTTAAGGTTCATTATATATCAATCCCTTTCTAAACTTATAGTATGGCCTTGTTTTCGTCCGGGCCGCTTACATTATAAATCGATAATGAAACCCCATAACAAAGTGAATGATACTATTATGCGCCAGGAAGCCCATTATATATCAATCCCTTTCTCCATGCGCGCACACATGGATTTAACCATGCCTTTGATCtctgacccaaaaaaaaaaacaagcctTTGATCTTTGGTCCCAACTccaatgctaatatgaatgctCCTCGGACTCGGATGGAAAAGAATGTGATCGCTATAACATCGTTATCAAGCACTACATTGCTCGATTAATCAACCAATATTAGTCAAGAGGTCATGATTAATCATTCTGAGGCATTTGAGGTGGGGTATGCCAATGCCACCCAAGAAATCATTGCCATCAGGCCCCAACACTAATTAAAGAGGTTCTGAGCTTCAAAACAGTGAACTTAACAGTTGCCTCAACGATACGGTTGATTCACAATTATTTTTGTCACAACTAATAAAGATGAGAAGGATTcgtcaattttcttttctcacAACTAATAAAGCTTAGCTATCAAGGTTTCGcccattatatttttattcttcctttttcctttATGGATCGGCAAAGCATATACATGAACTATGAAGGGATGGCCCCATGCCCCCattgattgaataaagagttCACTCCAGGACAGCAGTCGTAGGTAACTACGTATTGAcaggaaaaaatattaaaaaaaaagacagaaaaatctaatgaaactaaaaaaatatacataaaacataatacaaatattatttttcataattaatcACTCGCTTTTTTAGAACattgttttttctttcataCATGAAGCAATTCAAGATAAAAACAAGAGTATAAAACCAAAATACAAGAAACACAACACACaaaggtgaaaaaaaaaagaagaaaggccATGATGAAAATACAAGGCAATTAAGCAGACAGCAGGACGAGGGTGAACtgtaaaaagaaaacaaggagGTCCCAACAGCATGCATCATTCAGCAAGGTTCTCAATGAGAAGCactctgtttttctttctctttgtcgTCCTCTGACTTGGGGTGATAGCCAGGGAGCTTCTCTTTGATCTTTTCCAAGATGCCTTTCTTTTCCTTGGCCTCACCCTGAGCCTCATGCTCATGATGTTGATGAGCAGTCTCAACGCACTCggctggtggtggtggtggtggtggtggagtgGTGGTGGCCGTGTGCTCCTCAGCCTTCTTGTTAGCACCACCAGGTAGCTTCTCCTTAATCTTGTCGAGGAAGCCCTTCTTCTCCTCAGTATGATGAACCTCAACTTTCTCTACTGGAACTGCACCACTCTCCTCATGatgctcctcctccttcttaTGCCCTATCTTCTCCTCCACCTTCTCCTTCAAccctttcttttccttcttcttccttatcTTCTTACCTCCTTCTTCAACCTCCTCCTCACTCGACTGCATGCACCGTACCATACGTCAACATTACATATTAATCATCGATCAGATcacacatatataaatattgaatgcAAATTAAACCTGACTAGAGCAGATCAGGCTACTcaacatatatattataattaatgaaGAACTACTTACAGAACTTGAGCTGCTGTCTGATCGGTGAAGCTTCTCCAAGAGGCTGGGTTTCTTCTCGTGATCAGCCTCATCAGATACCTTAACCTTGTCGTCAAACTCGGTGGCGATCACCTCCTCTTGAGGCTTATTCTCACCCTCCTTTTTCTTACCAAGAAAATCTAAGACGCCGCGGTCCTGGACCTCCACGTCCCGGCTCTCAGATCCCTCATACTGCTTGTGGTGCTCCTCTGCTATTTATGGCAGTATGGGTTTTCGAGAGAAGTCAAGAATCACATGGAATGGATTAGATGCATTTGGAAGCTTGAGAGAAACTCTATTTATACCACGCAAGGTTACGCGGATCTAACGcgatttaacaaaattaaaaaaaggctAATCAACAATAAACAGTGTTAGTGTTGCCGACGTGTGCCTTAAGTCAAGGTTAAGGggcataaattaaaaatgagaCGGATGATGCTGGCGAGTGTGTGCCAAGTGCGACGATGGAACCCACCAATCAGAGGCTGGACACGTGGGGAGGCGTGGTGTGGGACCCAAGTGTCGTCTCGATTGGACAAAATTACGGAGGTCGGTGAAGGGCTGTGCCGGatcagtgacacgtggcactTGCATCATGCACAAGGACAGCGTCGTTTTCTGGAGCTTCGGGTGCTTTGCGACTCAGAGTGGGACGTCGTTTATAtctgctttatttatttattgatttatgtATATAATCTTATTTTTGAATTGTGGATTCCGATGCATACTTACTGTTGGAGTTGGCAGGATACATGGTCGGTTCCGGGTGCATCCTCGAAGTCTCGAACAACTGCCCATTGTTTCATGTTATTAAATGTTAAAATCTTCCTTATTATTCATATCAAATTTGGGGACTTGGAGTTGAATGATATGTCATTTTTATGATGAATGAATGGTCTTTtccattaaggtaaatgcatattttttaaaaacaggATTACGCTATGATGTCAATGTAGACAAATCGACCGAAAGATGAGTATGTAATTTATCAGACAAAAAAATCCCCTAAAGTATTAATGTTAATAAAGTATTGATTTGACTGGGctttgtgaaaaataaattaaataaaaaataatagttaagaTGAGATATTCGGGATAAATATATTTGTaaggaaaaatatatttattaataataaataagtaatacaagaactaatgataaaaaatagagGTAGAGAACAAATATTGAGACCTCCACTAATGTCACAAGAGAATGAATGGGTTTTTATTTAAAGTGAACAGAGTTGGTTAATGGTTGTCGAGTGCTCTGGTGAAACACCCGAATGCCAGTTTTTACTCGTGAAGGTGGTGAATGAAATGAAGAACGATGAGAGGAATTTTGGGGAGAGAAAACGTGGGATTTTTAGCTTCTCAGTTTCAGAAGTAAGAAAGGTCtgtgaaaaagaagatgatgatttGAAGAGATGGTTTGAGGTCCTTTTATAGTGTAAAACCATGATAAAGAGGAAATTTATTGTCCAATAGTTTTTAATCTGATATTTGGTTTACTGcgttttccaaaatatctttaagTATTCCTATCATCTCAAGTCTTGTCAATTGAAAAGGTAAGAAGTTGATTTCCACAAGTTAAACTAAAGCTCATGGCATGTGACATCAGTGAAGGGAtatcaatttgattttcttttaacTAGATGACACATTTACACTCCAAATCCAACCAATCCACTTCCACTAATTTAGTTCCCACTGAAGAGAAATTCAACTCCTCAAGGTGTTCTTTTGGGTTCCATCATTTTACCCAATACCTTTAAGAGGAACTTGACTCTTTTTTGACCATGTTTGTAAGTCATTCTTAAAAGTATTtatgtacaaaaaaaatttatatttttagtacacAATCAAATATTAAAGTGATACTTTAATCATTTTTGAATTTGTAATATCTATTATCTGTAAGCTTTACTATCTTAATTTGATGATAATTAATAGTGTACTTTTATCTCTAAAGTGACAATACATTAGAGGATTCGGATCCAATCTACCACCATAAACAACCAATAAGTATGAAATTCAAATGTAATCACAATCATATTAAAAACATTTATATTTGATGGTTATCTTTTACTTTTATGATTTAGCTAATTTGTACCTAAAagcacattttaaaaatataattattggtataattttggatttataaagatttgatttatagagttaaaatataactaaaataattgTCACTTAATTGTAGAAATTTTCTTTCGATTATGATCCGTCACTTTATAATTTGGTCTTTATTGTGCATTAGgagttataactcggcgttTAACTATCATTCATTCTTTACTTGTAACCGACATTTTCATTACCGACTTAATgatcatcattttcatcttaATGGCTATCATTTCTATCTTGATGACCAAACGGTCATCAATTTTATGCCTATAAAAGCCACCAATTTCTATATCTCAAAACATCACATGATAAGTTATATTTTCATGTCTTaaattctatattcatagaattattataaacaaaatacatGATAAATTCTATTTCATGTCtcacattctatattcatagaattattataaagaTACACATGATAAGTTCTATTTCATATTTAACATTCTATAATCATAGAATTTTTATACCTCTTAAACACTTactaacttgagcgtcggagtgtatTCCCTTAATTGTAGCACGTGACACTCGTCACGCGTACAcggcgtacgcgtcagtcacgcgcacgcatcgctgtggaaagctccaaatcacgcgtacgcatcagttacgcgtacgcatcgctttAAAGATGGCTTGATCACGCGTACGCTTCAGTCAAGCGCGCGTGTCAGTTCCAATTTCTCAAATCTTCAAATTCTTGTGTTTCTTTCACTTtagcatgcttcctcttcatcctcTATGTCATTCTGCTCTATAAATCCTGTAATCATTCAACAAATGCATCACGACATCAAATGGTAATGagagaattaaaaattagtcattTTTTTGAGCCTAGggagcatgttttcaatcataacacAAAATTAGAAAGGAACCTTAAAAACAtacaatttacatgaataagtgtgaggatagttgacaaaatccacttgatttaatacaaattaaatcataaaatagtggttcatCAAGAGGCAGGTACCTCTATACTTCCAGAAATATTAAGACAATTTCTATCAGAACACCGTGTTGTAATATGGTCaaattttttgttgtgtttAGGCAACAAATAGAGGATAGCCATTATGACTTGGTTAACATGCTCACACAATCGATGGATACAGTTTTAAATCctataatagaaaataataatgcaaggataGAATAGATATCTCGACGTGTCATTAATATTGCAAGGGAAGTCAATCGATCGTTTATTCCACCTAATCCTCCTCTAATATCGAATAAGGGAGAAGACCCAAATAGAATATTAAATGAAGCTAGAGAAAACAATGTTATTCAAGCATATGGTCAAAACATAACTCAAGCTATCGAGCAAATCTTAAATATAGTGAGATTGAATATAGGGGTGACAAATCAACCTTATTTTATATCTCATTTTTCATATTATGTCTTGCAACTTGAACTTCCAAGGGGAGTCAAAACTCCTAAATCTCTTACAAAATTTGCTGGAAAAGTGAGGAGTCAACCGTAGAGCACATTGCTTGATATACAATCGAAATTTGTGAACTGgtcaataataaatatttgaaaatgagATACTTCCTTTTTTCATTTACAAAAAATACCTTCACCTAGTTTTCAAACTTGTAACCTATTTCGATACATAGTTGGGTTCAATTAGAAAGGAGCTTTCATGATCAAATTTTTAGGGGATAAATAAAGGTGAATTTGTCTGATCTATTCactgtaaaaaaagaaaagggtgtGTTGATCAATGACTATTTTATCCAATTCAAGAATATGAGAAATAAGTGTTTCACTCCTATTCCATAACCTGAAGTAGTTAAGATGGCCATCAATGGGCtcgattttaatatttgaaaaaaaaattagtgaattaaCAATTCTTCAACTTGATTCAACTAGCTGATAAAGTACatcaaatagaaaaattaaataaaaaaaagaggagatAGAGTTTAACAAAAGGAagctttttttaataaaaaggtGAATTTTGTTGATTATATGAGTGAGGAAGAGTCAATCAATAAATCAGCTTTTGCTGCAGAATTGAAAGATGGTCCTCCTTATGTGTGTCGATCTCTTAATTCAGCAAAAGATAAAACCTCTTTGTTGGGGGAAAAAATTACTCTTTTGACCTAACAAAAGCTTAACAAAGTTTTGATATGTTGTTAAAAGATAAgcagtggtgcacgaaattgcaatcacacttttgcaaccccgcacaactaaccagcaagtgcactgggtcgtccaagtaataccttacgtgagtaagggtcgatcccacggagattgtcgggttgaagcaagctatggttatcttgtaaatcttagtcaggatatcaataactatcaaggttgattgtgaaaagtaaaagaacatgaaataagtacttgttttacagtaatggggaacaggttgaggttttggagatgctccatcttctgaatctctgctttcctactgtcttcttcttcaagcacgcaaagctccttccatggcaagctgtatgcaagggtttcaccgttgtcagtggctacctcccatcctctcagtggaaatgttcaacgcaccctgtcacggcacggcNNNNNNNNNNNNNNNNNNNNNNNNNNNNNNNNNNNNNNNNNNNNNNNNNNNNNNNNNNNNNNNNNNNNNNNNNNNNNNNNNNNNNNNNNNNNNNNNNNNNNNNNNNNNNNNNNNNNNNNNNNNNNNNNNNNNNNNNNNNNNNNNNNNNNNNNNNNNNNNNNNNNNNNNNNNNNNNNNNNNNNNNNNNNNNNNNNNNNNNNNNNNNNNNNNNNNNNNNNNNNNNNNNNNNNNNNNNNNNNNNNNNNNNNNNNNNNNNNNNNNNNNNNNNNNNNNNNNNNNNNNNNNNNNtgggctgagcattgaagctttcatgtgtagagactttttctggagttaaacgccagcttttatgccagtttgggcgtttaactccaatttttatgccagttccagcgttaaacgctgggaattctgaagctgatttgcaacgccggtttgagccatcaaatctcggaaaagtatgaactattatatattgctggaaagcccagaatgtctactttccaacgccattgagagcgcgccaattgggcttctatagctccagaaaatccacttcgagtgcagggaggtcagaatccaacagcatctgcagtccttttcagcttctgaatcagatttttgctcaggaccctcaatttcagccagaaaatacctgaaatcacagaaacacaaactcatagtaaagtccagaaaagtgaattttaactaaaaactactaaaagtatactaaaaactaactaaaatatactaaaaacatactaaaaacaatgccaaaaagcgtataaattatccgctcatcaagcagCTTGTACTCCCTAAAGAAAAACGAATGCCATCTGTGGCTGAGATGAGAAATAAAAAGTTTTGTAAATTTCATGAAACTTTTGGATATTATACTAATAATTGTGTTCGTTTCTGGAATTTGGTACAAAAGGCTATTAAGGACGGATGACTGAAGTTTGCTAACAAACTTGAGATGAAGGTCGATTCTATCCTTTCTAGGTCACGTTGAATTTTGGTGAAACAGAAGAAATGGCCTTCTCAACCAACATAGCTTATTTCGAACCTATAAAGAAAGATGAACAATTCCAATTGGATATGTTCAAATCAGAAAAGTCTATTTATCCAAAATCATGAGAAGACTTGTTGGATTTTTTGTTAAGGCAAAGAAAAGACAAAGGAAATATGGCTATATGCCCTCGATGTAGTGCACTGTTCAACACTTCAGCTACCAAAGCTTTTGACTCATACAAAAAAGTAAAGAGTGTGTTCTTTAAGAGGATTTAAGGTAGGCTCGACTATAGCAAGGAGCTAGAAGTCGAGATTCTGCAAATTCCCCTATCAAACAGCAAATATGCACTGTGGTAACAGTCGATCAAAAATCACAAGGGGTGTCAAGTCGAACTAGAGTTCCTCCATCAAGTGTGTCAAATAATAGATGGGTATAAAATAATGCTCCAAACTACTCCAACAATTacaattttaatgtttttagaTGAGGTTTTGGAAATTGGGCTGTGCCCAAAAAAGATGAGCTTTTCGACAAGGGGCAGGTAGAAGAGGAAGAGGTCGAGCAAGGTCTCGACACCATTTTCAAGAAAGAGCTTCCTTCTTTCCAAgagcaataactcaaacacaaAATGCTTATGTCGATACACATGAGCCATAACCAAAACTAAGCAAGAAAAGTAAGTCACCTCAGAAACAAGAACAGAAGAAAAACAAGCCATCTTAGGTAAAGTAAATTTTCTTCGACACTTCATTTCAAATATATctggaaaaataaagatatttacTCCTTTATTGAAATTGAATCAGAGAGAACAATTTAAACAGGAGGAGGAGCACCATGATGCTTTCGACCAGATAAAGAGATATCTGATTTCACCACCAATCTTGGCACCTATCAAACAAGGTCGACcactaaaattatatattgctgcATCAGATACAATTTTAGGGAGCATGCTGGCCCAAGAAGACAAAGATGGAAGCGAAAAAGTAGTTTACTATCTGAGTCGAATGCTGACTCATGTAGAAACTAGATATAGTGCagtcaaaaaattttgtttagcCCTTTATTT comes from the Arachis duranensis cultivar V14167 chromosome 7, aradu.V14167.gnm2.J7QH, whole genome shotgun sequence genome and includes:
- the LOC107459029 gene encoding phosphoprotein ECPP44 produces the protein MYPANSNTEEHHKQYEGSESRDVEVQDRGVLDFLGKKKEGENKPQEEVIATEFDDKVKVSDEADHEKKPSLLEKLHRSDSSSSSSSEEEVEEGGKKIRKKKEKKGLKEKVEEKIGHKKEEEHHEESGAVPVEKVEVHHTEEKKGFLDKIKEKLPGGANKKAEEHTATTTPPPPPPPPAECVETAHQHHEHEAQGEAKEKKGILEKIKEKLPGYHPKSEDDKEKEKQSASH